From Triticum urartu cultivar G1812 chromosome 2, Tu2.1, whole genome shotgun sequence, a single genomic window includes:
- the LOC125534362 gene encoding SKP1-like protein 1 isoform X3, whose translation MAAAEGEKKITLKSLEGEEFEVDEAVAMESQTIRHMIEDECADNAIPLPNVNSKTLSMVIEYCNKHVQASPKPADSGAAADASSSASAAAAAPAPTEDMKSWDAEFIKVDQAILFDLILAANYLDIKGLLDLTCQTVADMIKGKTPEEIRKTFNIKNDFTPEEEAEIRRENQWAFE comes from the coding sequence ATGGCGGCCGCGGAGGGAGAGAAGAAGATCACGCTCAAGAGCTTGGAGGGCGAGGAGTTCGAGGTCGACGAGGCGGTCGCCATGGAGTCCCAGACCATCCGCCACATGATCGAGGACGAGTGCGCCGACAACGCCATCCCGCTCCCCAACGTCAACTCGAAGACCCTCTCCATGGTCATTGAGTACTGCAATAAGCATGTCCAAGCCAGCCCCAAGCCGGCCGACTCCGGCGCAGCCGCAGACGCCAGCTCCTCCGCTTCTGCGGCAGCCGCGGCGCCAGCCCCCACCGAGGACATGAAGAGCTGGGACGCTGAGTTCATCAAGGTCGACCAGGCCATCCTCTTCGACCTCATCCTGGCTGCAAATTACCTTGACATCAAGGGATTGCTGGACCTTACTTGCCAGACTGTTGCCGACATGATCAAGGGCAAGACTCCCGAGGAGATCCgcaagaccttcaacatcaagaATGACTTTacaccggaggaggaggcagagatCCGCAGGGAGAACCAGTGGGCTTTTGAGTAG
- the LOC125534362 gene encoding SKP1-like protein 1 isoform X1 encodes MAEQKKITLKSLEGEEFEVDEAVAMESQTIRHMIEDECADNAIPLPNVNSKTLSMVIEYCNKHVQASPKPADSGAAADASSSASAAAAAPAPTEDMKSWDAEFIKVDQAILFDLILAANYLDIKGLLDLTCQTVADMIKGKTPEEIRKTFNIKNDFTPEEEAEIRRENQWAFE; translated from the exons ATGGCCGAGCAG AAGAAGATCACGCTCAAGAGCTTGGAGGGCGAGGAGTTCGAGGTCGACGAGGCGGTCGCCATGGAGTCCCAGACCATCCGCCACATGATCGAGGACGAGTGCGCCGACAACGCCATCCCGCTCCCCAACGTCAACTCGAAGACCCTCTCCATGGTCATTGAGTACTGCAATAAGCATGTCCAAGCCAGCCCCAAGCCGGCCGACTCCGGCGCAGCCGCAGACGCCAGCTCCTCCGCTTCTGCGGCAGCCGCGGCGCCAGCCCCCACCGAGGACATGAAGAGCTGGGACGCTGAGTTCATCAAGGTCGACCAGGCCATCCTCTTCGACCTCATCCTGGCTGCAAATTACCTTGACATCAAGGGATTGCTGGACCTTACTTGCCAGACTGTTGCCGACATGATCAAGGGCAAGACTCCCGAGGAGATCCgcaagaccttcaacatcaagaATGACTTTacaccggaggaggaggcagagatCCGCAGGGAGAACCAGTGGGCTTTTGAGTAG
- the LOC125534362 gene encoding SKP1-like protein 1 isoform X2, translating into MNTARKITLKSLEGEEFEVDEAVAMESQTIRHMIEDECADNAIPLPNVNSKTLSMVIEYCNKHVQASPKPADSGAAADASSSASAAAAAPAPTEDMKSWDAEFIKVDQAILFDLILAANYLDIKGLLDLTCQTVADMIKGKTPEEIRKTFNIKNDFTPEEEAEIRRENQWAFE; encoded by the exons ATGAATACGGCCCGA AAGATCACGCTCAAGAGCTTGGAGGGCGAGGAGTTCGAGGTCGACGAGGCGGTCGCCATGGAGTCCCAGACCATCCGCCACATGATCGAGGACGAGTGCGCCGACAACGCCATCCCGCTCCCCAACGTCAACTCGAAGACCCTCTCCATGGTCATTGAGTACTGCAATAAGCATGTCCAAGCCAGCCCCAAGCCGGCCGACTCCGGCGCAGCCGCAGACGCCAGCTCCTCCGCTTCTGCGGCAGCCGCGGCGCCAGCCCCCACCGAGGACATGAAGAGCTGGGACGCTGAGTTCATCAAGGTCGACCAGGCCATCCTCTTCGACCTCATCCTGGCTGCAAATTACCTTGACATCAAGGGATTGCTGGACCTTACTTGCCAGACTGTTGCCGACATGATCAAGGGCAAGACTCCCGAGGAGATCCgcaagaccttcaacatcaagaATGACTTTacaccggaggaggaggcagagatCCGCAGGGAGAACCAGTGGGCTTTTGAGTAG